Proteins encoded in a region of the Paucibacter sediminis genome:
- a CDS encoding SIS domain-containing protein, with protein MLEQRIQQQFFESADLLYQVAEALSRPVATAAQMLVDGITGGGRVLCCGLGASALDASYLAALLVGRFEQDRPGLAAWSLDAQAQLGTSTPDSAAALTRQIQTLGHPGDLLLLFEAQAANAHALKPLLDAAHAQDMSVIALTGSQDEEIRGLLLDTDVQLKVPHSRQARVAEAHRLLAHCLCDAVDLQLLGAGE; from the coding sequence ATGCTTGAACAACGCATACAGCAACAATTCTTCGAAAGCGCCGACCTGCTCTACCAAGTGGCCGAGGCGCTGTCCCGCCCCGTCGCCACCGCGGCGCAAATGCTGGTGGACGGCATCACCGGCGGCGGTCGCGTGCTGTGCTGCGGCCTCGGCGCCTCGGCGCTGGATGCCAGCTACCTGGCGGCCCTGTTGGTGGGCCGCTTCGAACAAGACCGACCCGGGCTGGCCGCCTGGAGCCTCGATGCCCAGGCGCAGCTGGGCACCAGCACCCCCGACAGCGCCGCCGCGCTGACGCGCCAGATCCAGACCCTGGGCCATCCCGGCGACCTGCTGCTGCTGTTCGAGGCCCAGGCCGCCAACGCCCATGCGCTCAAGCCGCTGCTGGACGCGGCGCATGCGCAGGACATGAGCGTGATCGCCCTCACCGGCAGCCAGGACGAGGAAATCCGCGGCCTGCTGCTCGACACCGATGTGCAGCTGAAGGTGCCGCACAGCCGCCAGGCCCGCGTGGCCGAGGCGCATCGCCTGCTGGCGCATTGCCTGTGCGACGCCGTCGATCTGCAACTTCTGGGCGCCGGCGAATGA
- a CDS encoding NAD(P)-dependent oxidoreductase, with product MNAPTRNYDPIPPRKVAFLGLGVMGYPMAGHLARAGHRVTVYNRTPAKAEAWVKEYGGASAATPAAAAAGAEFVFACVGNDDDLRSVVLGEQGAFAGMAAGAIFVDHTTASAEVARELHAAARASGLQFVDAPVSGGQAGAVNGALTVMCGGDAAAFAAAQSVALAFARAVTLVGAPGAGQLAKMVNQICIAGLVQGLAEAIAFGQKAGLDMKQVLDVIGKGAAQSWQMDNRGKTMVDDQFNFGFAVDWMRKDLGLVLDEARRNGARLPVTAVVDQFYADVQALGGGRWDTSSLIKRLK from the coding sequence ATGAACGCACCCACTCGCAACTACGACCCCATCCCGCCGCGCAAGGTGGCGTTTCTCGGCCTCGGCGTGATGGGTTATCCCATGGCCGGCCACCTGGCACGCGCCGGCCATCGCGTCACGGTCTACAACCGCACGCCGGCCAAGGCCGAGGCCTGGGTGAAGGAATATGGCGGCGCGAGCGCGGCCACGCCCGCGGCAGCGGCGGCCGGCGCCGAGTTCGTGTTTGCCTGCGTCGGCAACGACGACGATCTGCGCTCGGTGGTGCTGGGTGAGCAGGGCGCTTTCGCTGGCATGGCGGCCGGCGCCATCTTTGTGGATCACACCACCGCCTCGGCCGAGGTGGCGCGCGAGCTGCACGCCGCCGCGCGCGCCAGTGGCCTGCAGTTCGTGGATGCGCCCGTGTCGGGCGGCCAGGCGGGCGCGGTGAATGGCGCCCTCACCGTGATGTGCGGCGGCGATGCCGCAGCCTTCGCGGCGGCCCAGTCGGTGGCGCTGGCGTTTGCGCGCGCGGTCACCCTGGTGGGTGCACCGGGCGCCGGCCAGCTCGCCAAGATGGTGAACCAGATCTGCATCGCCGGGCTGGTGCAAGGCCTCGCCGAGGCGATCGCCTTCGGTCAGAAGGCGGGCCTGGACATGAAGCAGGTGCTGGACGTGATCGGCAAGGGCGCGGCGCAGAGCTGGCAGATGGACAACCGCGGCAAGACCATGGTGGACGACCAGTTCAACTTCGGCTTCGCGGTGGACTGGATGCGCAAGGATCTAGGCCTGGTGCTGGACGAGGCGCGCCGCAACGGTGCGCGCCTGCCGGTCACCGCGGTGGTGGACCAGTTCTACGCCGATGTGCAGGCCCTGGGCGGCGGGCGCTGGGATACCTCCAGCCTGATCAAGCGGCTGAAGTAA
- a CDS encoding YraN family protein yields MFKWSSTKAQGDAAEDRALHYLQQQGLRLVRRNYRVARGPHARGGEVDLIMLDRDGTLVFVEVRARASTSHGGAAASVTGTKQRRIVFAARHYLLRQATPPPCRFDVLALDGETITWLPAAFDAEQG; encoded by the coding sequence ATGTTCAAGTGGAGCTCCACGAAAGCGCAGGGCGATGCGGCCGAAGACCGCGCCCTGCATTACCTCCAGCAACAGGGCTTGAGGCTGGTGAGGCGCAATTATCGGGTGGCGCGCGGGCCGCATGCGCGCGGCGGCGAGGTCGACCTGATCATGCTGGACCGCGATGGCACGCTGGTGTTCGTGGAGGTGCGGGCACGCGCCAGCACCAGCCATGGCGGCGCGGCGGCCAGCGTCACCGGCACCAAGCAGCGGCGCATCGTGTTCGCGGCCCGGCATTACCTGCTGCGCCAGGCCACGCCGCCACCCTGCCGTTTCGACGTGCTGGCGCTGGACGGCGAGACCATCACTTGGTTACCTGCCGCCTTCGACGCCGAGCAAGGGTAG
- a CDS encoding NAD(P)H-binding protein — protein MQQTVLILGATGRLGQQLTHAFANAGWRTLAQSRKPLPAALAASPGVAWLEGDALASAQLLHAAQGASVVINALNPPYTEWERLALPLARAAQDLALRLGALLMLPGNVYNFGNELPALLRVDTPEVGNTSKARIRIAIEAGMAAAAGQGLDSVVLRAGDFFGGAQGGSWFDLAIASRLQRGKLVYPGPLDVQHAWAYLPDLARCFVRLAAQREQLRGHRRLHFAGHAIEGQVLLEAMQSICARPIEAGTLPWGLIRLAAPLLPSWRALLEMRYLWQRPHALDDGELRQLIGTPPRTALGLALRLSLRELGQGGLLRNAELAPA, from the coding sequence ACCGGCCGGCTCGGCCAGCAGCTCACCCATGCCTTTGCCAATGCCGGTTGGCGCACCCTGGCGCAAAGCCGCAAGCCCTTGCCGGCCGCCCTGGCGGCCTCCCCTGGCGTGGCATGGCTCGAGGGCGACGCGCTGGCATCGGCACAGCTGCTGCACGCGGCACAGGGCGCCAGCGTGGTGATCAATGCCCTGAACCCACCCTACACCGAGTGGGAGCGCCTGGCCCTGCCGCTGGCCCGGGCCGCGCAAGACCTGGCCCTGCGCCTGGGCGCGCTGCTGATGCTGCCGGGCAATGTCTACAACTTCGGCAACGAGCTACCTGCGCTGCTGCGGGTGGACACGCCCGAGGTTGGCAACACCAGCAAGGCGCGCATCCGCATCGCCATCGAGGCCGGCATGGCCGCGGCGGCGGGCCAGGGGCTGGACTCGGTGGTGCTGCGCGCCGGCGACTTCTTCGGCGGCGCCCAGGGCGGCTCCTGGTTCGATCTGGCCATCGCCAGCCGGCTCCAGCGCGGCAAGCTCGTCTACCCCGGGCCGCTGGATGTGCAGCACGCCTGGGCCTATCTGCCCGATCTGGCGCGCTGCTTCGTGCGGCTGGCCGCGCAGCGCGAGCAATTGAGGGGCCATCGCCGCCTCCACTTCGCTGGCCATGCGATCGAGGGTCAGGTCTTGCTGGAGGCGATGCAAAGCATCTGCGCCCGCCCCATCGAGGCAGGCACCCTGCCCTGGGGCTTGATCCGCCTGGCCGCACCGCTGCTGCCGAGCTGGCGCGCGCTGCTGGAAATGCGCTATCTCTGGCAGCGCCCGCACGCGCTGGATGACGGCGAGCTGCGCCAGCTCATCGGCACGCCGCCGCGGACCGCGCTCGGGCTGGCCCTGCGCCTGAGCCTGCGCGAGCTGGGCCAGGGCGGATTGCTGCGCAATGCCGAGCTGGCGCCGGCCTGA
- the rsmI gene encoding 16S rRNA (cytidine(1402)-2'-O)-methyltransferase produces MNIDASLLMQAAAAAAGMQQYPAATLYVVATPIGNLADMSFRAAHVLGLVDAVACEDTRVSAGLMRHLGLHKPLIAVHQHNEHEGAAQVVARLQRGERLAYISDAGTPAVSDPGAVLVAAVAAAGLRVLPIPGASSVVTALSASGDAASAGFRFVGFLPTKAQERRSAAQALAGQPYSQVLFEAPHRIRAVVDLLAELCPGQDLTLCRELTKQFETVHTAKAGEMPAWLAADVQRERGEFVLVLHAAAVVVAGDAELPELALRALALLSAELPLKQAVGLAAELSGASRNRLYERALEIKKAREA; encoded by the coding sequence TTGAACATAGACGCCTCCCTGCTGATGCAGGCCGCCGCTGCGGCGGCTGGCATGCAGCAGTATCCCGCCGCCACGCTGTATGTGGTGGCCACGCCCATCGGCAATCTGGCGGATATGTCCTTCCGTGCCGCCCATGTGCTGGGGCTGGTGGATGCGGTGGCCTGCGAGGACACGCGCGTCAGCGCCGGCCTGATGCGGCATCTGGGCCTGCACAAGCCCTTGATCGCGGTGCACCAGCACAACGAACATGAGGGCGCGGCCCAGGTGGTGGCGCGCCTGCAGCGCGGCGAGCGGCTGGCCTATATCAGCGATGCCGGCACACCGGCGGTCTCGGACCCCGGCGCGGTGCTGGTGGCGGCGGTGGCCGCCGCCGGCCTGCGCGTGCTGCCCATTCCCGGTGCCAGCAGCGTGGTGACGGCGTTGAGCGCCAGCGGCGATGCGGCCTCGGCCGGATTCCGCTTTGTCGGCTTCCTGCCCACCAAGGCGCAGGAGCGCCGCAGCGCGGCCCAGGCGCTGGCGGGTCAGCCCTACAGCCAGGTGCTGTTCGAGGCGCCGCACCGCATCAGGGCGGTGGTCGATCTGCTGGCCGAACTCTGCCCCGGGCAAGACCTGACCCTGTGCCGCGAGCTCACCAAGCAGTTTGAGACGGTGCACACGGCCAAGGCCGGCGAGATGCCGGCCTGGCTGGCGGCGGATGTGCAGCGCGAGCGCGGCGAATTCGTGCTGGTGTTGCATGCGGCGGCGGTGGTGGTAGCCGGCGATGCCGAGCTGCCCGAGCTGGCCTTGCGCGCGCTGGCGCTGCTGAGCGCCGAGCTGCCGCTCAAGCAGGCCGTGGGCCTGGCGGCGGAGCTCAGCGGTGCCTCGCGCAACCGGCTCTATGAGCGGGCCCTCGAGATCAAGAAGGCCCGCGAAGCTTGA
- a CDS encoding BON domain-containing protein, which produces MTPSNSSPTRRLALLATLAAALLGSACAPLVVGGAMVGGALMATDRRTSGTQVEDEGIEFKVGARLREQLGDRVHISVNSYNRMVLLTGETRNDEDRARAEQIAAQVENVNRVLNEVGVGMLSSISSRSNDVFIAGKVKASLLDARDLMSNAFYTVVERGNVYLMGRVTEREAHRASEVARGVSGVQKVVRAFEIISEEELARITPKPAPTK; this is translated from the coding sequence ATGACCCCGTCGAACTCCAGCCCCACCCGCCGCCTGGCCCTGCTTGCCACGCTCGCCGCCGCCCTGCTGGGCAGCGCCTGTGCCCCCCTGGTGGTGGGCGGTGCGATGGTGGGCGGTGCGCTGATGGCCACCGACCGCCGCACCTCGGGCACGCAGGTGGAAGACGAGGGCATCGAGTTCAAGGTCGGCGCCCGCCTGCGCGAGCAGCTGGGCGATCGCGTGCACATCAGCGTCAACAGCTACAACCGCATGGTGCTGTTGACGGGCGAGACCCGCAACGACGAAGACCGCGCGCGCGCCGAGCAGATCGCCGCCCAGGTGGAGAACGTCAACCGCGTGCTCAACGAGGTGGGTGTGGGCATGCTGAGTTCGATCTCCAGCCGCTCCAACGATGTCTTCATCGCCGGCAAGGTCAAGGCCAGCCTGCTGGATGCACGCGACCTGATGTCCAACGCCTTCTACACCGTGGTGGAGCGCGGCAATGTCTACCTGATGGGTCGCGTCACCGAGCGCGAGGCGCATCGCGCCAGCGAAGTGGCGCGCGGCGTCAGCGGCGTGCAGAAGGTGGTGCGCGCCTTCGAGATCATCAGCGAGGAAGAGCTTGCGCGCATCACGCCCAAGCCCGCACCGACCAAGTAA